One Candidatus Methanoperedens sp. genomic region harbors:
- a CDS encoding methyltransferase domain-containing protein, whose translation MTRDKRTIKFTKPVISNKEGMQLATPEIVAGYIAKRLKTDIIADLGCGIGGQVIFLARECRKVYAVERNPDKLEYARRNCELYNVKNVEFILGDALSRSTKEKVWDANIVFSDPARPLSEKERTLENLEPPITEILRLYSDITKELAFHAPPQMPPSRITLDCEREYLSLNGQLNRLTLYFGALKRCERSAIVLPCEAKLCSSDAPTVKTGSLREYVYEPEPSVVKAELQNELAQTLASEGYEIFYYDGNEKRTLLTSSRLIDSPFFKDRYMVLGKTGRDIPEIKKILKKEQAGKVVLRFDIDPIEYWEVRKELEDGLTGSRNLHVFGFRDEVLVVEKIRSHPV comes from the coding sequence ATGACCCGGGATAAACGTACTATAAAATTCACGAAACCTGTTATTTCAAATAAAGAGGGAATGCAGCTTGCCACCCCTGAAATTGTTGCAGGATACATTGCGAAGCGGTTAAAGACCGATATAATCGCAGACCTGGGATGCGGGATCGGGGGACAGGTTATTTTTCTGGCGAGGGAATGCAGAAAGGTCTATGCCGTAGAGAGGAATCCCGATAAGCTTGAGTACGCAAGAAGGAACTGTGAACTCTACAATGTGAAGAATGTGGAATTCATACTGGGTGATGCCCTTTCAAGGAGCACGAAAGAGAAAGTGTGGGATGCAAACATCGTCTTTTCTGATCCGGCCCGCCCATTATCAGAAAAAGAGAGGACGCTTGAGAACCTTGAGCCGCCGATCACTGAAATACTGAGGCTTTACTCTGATATCACAAAAGAGCTTGCATTCCATGCCCCGCCGCAGATGCCGCCCTCACGAATAACCCTGGATTGCGAGCGGGAGTATCTTTCGTTAAACGGCCAGCTCAACAGGCTGACGCTGTATTTTGGGGCTCTTAAACGATGCGAACGAAGTGCGATTGTTCTTCCATGTGAAGCGAAACTCTGTTCTTCTGATGCCCCGACGGTTAAAACAGGTTCCCTGCGAGAATATGTTTATGAACCTGAACCTTCTGTTGTGAAGGCTGAGCTCCAAAATGAACTGGCTCAAACTCTGGCATCTGAGGGATATGAAATATTTTACTATGACGGGAATGAAAAGCGCACTCTTTTGACATCATCGCGGCTGATCGACTCACCTTTTTTTAAGGATAGATACATGGTTTTAGGGAAGACGGGAAGGGATATACCTGAGATTAAGAAGATCCTGAAAAAAGAACAAGCCGGAAAAGTCGTCCTGCGCTTTGATATCGATCCGATAGAATACTGGGAGGTCAGGAAGGAGCTGGAGGATGGGTTGACCGGAAGCAGGAATTTGCACGTGTTCGGGTTCCGCGATGAGGTTCTGGTAGTGGAGAAGATCAGGTCCCATCCCGTATGA
- a CDS encoding slipin family protein yields MVDIISTMIAVVVIVIILAQSIKVVREYERVVIFRMGRLFGAKGPGIFLIIPIVDSPVKVDLRIITIDVPKQTIITRDNVSVDVDAVIYYRVVDPTFAVTKVENYRIATSMLGQTTLRDILGQIELDDLLAKREELNKKLQAVLDVATEPWGIKITAVTIRDVALPESMMRAIAKQAEAERERRSRIILAEGEFQASQKMMEAAELYQKVPIAMKLRELQTLAEIAREKNMIVVTTGGPGADAGTIAGLTRAFTKAEK; encoded by the coding sequence ATGGTAGATATAATATCAACAATGATTGCAGTAGTAGTGATAGTAATTATTCTTGCACAATCGATTAAAGTTGTTCGGGAATATGAGCGAGTTGTGATTTTCAGGATGGGGAGACTGTTCGGGGCGAAAGGGCCTGGTATATTCCTCATTATACCTATAGTAGATAGCCCCGTGAAGGTAGACCTGCGGATAATTACGATAGACGTGCCAAAGCAGACCATAATCACCAGGGATAACGTCAGCGTGGACGTGGACGCGGTGATTTATTATCGGGTCGTGGACCCCACATTTGCAGTTACAAAAGTTGAGAATTACAGGATAGCCACAAGCATGCTTGGTCAGACAACGCTGAGGGACATCCTCGGGCAGATCGAACTGGACGACCTGCTGGCGAAGCGCGAAGAATTGAATAAGAAACTCCAGGCAGTCCTTGATGTGGCAACGGAACCCTGGGGTATCAAGATCACGGCTGTCACGATACGCGACGTTGCCCTGCCGGAGTCGATGATGCGGGCAATTGCGAAACAGGCAGAGGCCGAAAGAGAGCGGCGCTCCAGGATCATCCTTGCGGAGGGAGAATTCCAGGCAAGCCAGAAGATGATGGAAGCGGCCGAATTATACCAGAAAGTTCCCATTGCCATGAAATTGCGAGAACTGCAGACACTTGCCGAGATCGCACGTGAGAAGAACATGATAGTGGTCACAACAGGCGGGCCGGGAGCTGATGCAGGCACCATTGCAGGACTGACAAGAGCTTTCACGAAGGCTGAAAAGTAA
- the map gene encoding type II methionyl aminopeptidase, translated as MKETEENVEKYRRAGKILSEVRAQAMKKVEEGASLLSVAEFTENLIREKGGEPAFPVNISRNDEAAHSTPSFNDKAVFGKDMVKLDIGVHIDGYIADTAVTVDLSGNPELVKAAETALSDALKFIHAGVNTSDIGGVIENAITSFGYKPIINLTGHGLAQYIQHAPPSIPNKKLPHGVELEEGDIVAIEPFATDGGGKIYDAGNAEIYHLVSNRPVRLPAARALLQKIETYKTLPFAKRWLGDRIDFAMLALVKANIIQPYPILKEIEGGLISQAEHTIIVTADGCEVITG; from the coding sequence ATGAAAGAGACAGAAGAAAATGTAGAGAAATACCGGCGAGCAGGGAAAATCCTGTCCGAGGTCCGCGCGCAGGCCATGAAAAAGGTGGAAGAGGGCGCAAGTTTGCTTTCGGTCGCAGAGTTCACTGAGAACCTGATAAGGGAGAAAGGAGGAGAACCAGCGTTCCCTGTTAATATTTCCCGAAATGATGAAGCCGCACATTCAACCCCGTCTTTTAACGATAAGGCAGTTTTTGGGAAGGATATGGTGAAGCTGGATATCGGGGTGCATATCGATGGCTACATTGCGGATACCGCAGTAACGGTCGATCTCTCCGGCAATCCGGAACTCGTGAAGGCAGCCGAGACAGCGCTCTCGGATGCGCTGAAATTCATCCACGCGGGGGTCAATACATCTGATATAGGAGGCGTTATAGAGAATGCTATAACATCATTTGGATACAAACCAATAATCAATCTAACAGGTCATGGTCTTGCGCAGTACATCCAGCATGCACCACCATCTATTCCCAACAAGAAGCTGCCGCATGGCGTGGAGCTTGAAGAAGGTGACATAGTTGCCATTGAGCCCTTCGCTACTGACGGCGGAGGAAAAATTTACGATGCCGGGAATGCCGAGATATATCATCTCGTCTCGAATAGGCCTGTCCGGCTTCCGGCGGCCAGGGCATTGCTGCAGAAGATAGAGACTTATAAGACCCTGCCCTTTGCAAAAAGATGGCTCGGGGACCGGATCGATTTTGCAATGCTTGCTCTTGTCAAGGCGAATATCATTCAGCCCTATCCCATATTGAAAGAGATCGAAGGCGGGCTTATTTCCCAGGCCGAGCATACGATCATAGTTACAGCGGACGGATGCGAGGTAATCACGGGATGA
- a CDS encoding Xaa-Pro peptidase family protein — MKLNLPGSEAFLMVAESAHNADMYYATGFLAVDSFIYLNSESEKLLVSDMEKGRAKNESRVKDVISSSKYGIMEKIRKSRDAEAAYCEMICEFLRSENLKRIAVPYNFPVHLADCMRKEGFDVIPIKSPFRDMREVKKEYEIRAIEKAQRAGEKALAEGIGAIKKARIKNGTLWGENVPLRTEDVGAMIEMSLLSQGCEAGDIIIACGKGSSDPHWQGEGELLADEPIVIDMVPRTKKERYYSDMTRTVMRGAPAEEFRDMYSAVKQAQVAALAKIKAGVNGSDIHNIVCDVLEERGYETGRGKSGEFTEGFIHSTGHGVGLDIHEGPNLGESGKELKAGAVVTVEPGLYYKKIGGVRLEDVVVVTRSGCKNLTMFEKNLVLE, encoded by the coding sequence ATGAAACTCAATCTTCCCGGCTCTGAAGCCTTCCTGATGGTCGCTGAAAGCGCGCACAATGCGGATATGTATTATGCCACCGGGTTCCTGGCTGTTGATTCTTTCATATACCTGAATTCTGAAAGTGAAAAGCTGCTTGTCTCGGATATGGAAAAGGGGAGGGCAAAGAATGAATCAAGGGTCAAGGATGTGATTTCATCCTCTAAATACGGGATAATGGAAAAAATAAGGAAATCCAGGGATGCGGAAGCTGCTTACTGTGAGATGATCTGTGAATTCCTGCGATCTGAGAACTTAAAACGGATCGCGGTGCCATATAATTTTCCAGTGCATCTTGCGGATTGCATGAGAAAGGAAGGTTTTGATGTAATACCTATAAAAAGTCCTTTTCGCGATATGCGGGAGGTGAAAAAAGAGTATGAGATCAGAGCCATCGAAAAAGCCCAGAGGGCGGGGGAAAAGGCACTGGCAGAGGGCATAGGGGCCATAAAAAAAGCAAGGATAAAGAACGGGACGCTGTGGGGGGAGAATGTCCCCCTGAGAACGGAGGATGTCGGGGCAATGATAGAAATGTCTCTCCTCTCGCAGGGCTGCGAAGCGGGGGATATCATAATCGCCTGCGGGAAAGGAAGCAGCGACCCGCACTGGCAGGGGGAAGGTGAACTGCTCGCAGATGAACCCATAGTCATAGACATGGTACCGCGCACAAAAAAAGAGCGATATTATTCGGATATGACAAGGACCGTGATGCGCGGTGCGCCGGCTGAGGAATTCAGGGACATGTATTCGGCCGTGAAACAGGCTCAGGTTGCCGCCCTGGCCAAGATAAAAGCAGGTGTGAACGGAAGCGATATACACAATATCGTATGCGATGTGCTGGAAGAGAGAGGGTATGAGACTGGAAGGGGAAAAAGTGGTGAATTCACAGAAGGTTTTATCCACTCGACAGGGCATGGCGTGGGACTTGATATCCATGAAGGCCCGAACCTGGGCGAGAGCGGGAAGGAATTAAAAGCAGGCGCCGTGGTCACAGTTGAACCCGGCTTATATTACAAAAAAATAGGTGGGGTGAGGCTTGAGGACGTGGTTGTTGTGACCCGGAGCGGATGCAAGAATTTAACTATGTTCGAGAAGAATCTGGTGCTGGAATGA